A section of the Humulus lupulus chromosome 2, drHumLupu1.1, whole genome shotgun sequence genome encodes:
- the LOC133814418 gene encoding glutathione S-transferase T3-like, producing MVSRNHRPSMEKSSIDLNHETSSTSISETQPEHGVEALENVVLHNEDESRHKCKVKWSKEATILLISGWLNTSKDAIVGNDQTSTHFWAQIAEYYNTNQKGEQSIIGRQCKDHWNKMNQKVAHFNGCYKRVQQAHHSGWSDEKILENAHQLYKSENNNSNFLLVDCWRLLKDEPKYNTMYQPKGGKRTKVSKSGTFNSSSNVDISDDEVREVRPTSQNAAKRKGKEKRYTY from the coding sequence ATGGTTTCAAGAAATCATAGGCCAAGTATGGAAAAGTCTAGTATTGATTTGAATCATGAAACATCATCGACATCTATCTCTGAAACCCAACCTGAACATGGAGTTGAAGCGTTGGAAAATGTAGTTCTACACAATGAAGATGAATCAAGGCATAAATGTAAAGTCAAATGGAGCAAGGAAGCCACTATACTTCTCATAAGTGGATGGCTTAATACATCTAAGGATGCCATTGTGGGGAATGACCAAACTTCTACACATTTCTGGGCTCAGATCGCAGAATACTACAACACCAACCAAAAAGGCGAGCAATCAATAATTGGAAGACAATGCAAAGACCATTGGAACAAGATGAATCAAAAAGTGGCGCATTTCAATGGGTGTTATAAACGAGTACAACAAGCACATCACAGTGGTTGGTCTGATGAGAAAATTCTTGAGAATGCACATCAATTGTACAAATCTGAAAATAACAACTCAAATTTTTTGCTTGTGGACTGTTGGAGATTGCTAAAGGATGAGCCGAAATATAATACAATGTACCAACCAAAAGGTGGTAAGAGAACAAAGGTGTCAAAATCAGGGACATTTAATTCTTCTTCCAATGTAGACATCAGTGATGATGAAGTACGTGAAGTGCGCCCTACTAGCCAAAATGCAGCAAagagaaaagggaaggaaaaaagATACACATACTAG